The DNA segment CAAGCGCAAATGGCTTTTTTGACAAAGACCGGTCTTGGAGTAGCTCAGCACTTGGCCACTGTATGGGGAGATGAACTGCTGAAGCAGCTCTGTATTGCGGTAGTCCAGCACTAAGTACTCATCGCGGCATATGGGGCACGGATTGCCCGTGGAGATTTTTCCCTGACGTATGCATTGTTTGCGCGTCTTCCGTGGCGCATACATTCCTTTGTGATTGCGgctaaaatgaaaaatatcttGTTTAAACCAATAGGTGTCTGTATGTAGAATTTCTTACCGATACTGTGTCCACACATGCTCTTCGCCATAGGTTGTTTTGTAGGCGTCGCTCTTCAAGTACCGTATAGAAGTTTCCACTGGTATGACCTTTGTCCGATCCTTTCCATCAGGAGCAGTATCTGCTTCCGCCTCCTTTTCCTCCTCGTTGACGGAAGActcttcagtttcagctttaCATCTCAGTGCGCTTGCAGTGTGTATGGCGACACGTCCATTGCGTGTAACTTGCACCAAGTTGCTATAGATGCCGCGGGCTAAgggcaacatttttattcaataattaaaaattattttgttaactGAATCTCTTGCAGACGACGACGTAACAGCCAGCTGGTCGTGTTTTCCTTACATTTGGTCACACTGAGAAATGTCTGACATAATGCTGGCtgctatatgtacatatattatctATGCGTTCTTCTATCGATAACTACGATGCAAGCaaactaatatattttatgttattttttgaaGCGaatttttttgtcaaaatGTAATCtgtattattgtataaatattttgaggTAAAGAAAAAGAATCCTTGCACACAACATCAAGACTACGGCTCCATCGGCGTGAAATTTAAGCGGAGTATTCAAATAGCGGCTGGCAAGCAAAATATAACGGTAAAAGCTGACCACCTACACTCATGcacgcaaacacaaacacaagtgAAGGCAGGGTCATGAATGAAAAGCTGCCTTGTGCtggcattttttttagttgctgTCGGAATTTACTAGTGCAAAGTAGCCTCTGCAGTTGCAGACGGAGTCGTTGTCGTCGCCTTTGTCGGTTTTCcggattgtgtgtgtgctcacgCCTGTGACAACATAGAATCACGTGCATAAAAAcagcatttatttactttttagttGTAGTACGAGGAGTAGGTGTCGCTGACGTATGTATGTAGCTtctctctgctgctgttgtaattCATGACGTGCGTccttgtgtttgtgtatgtgtgagtgagtgtgcgtgcgtgtgtgcgtgtttgttaCTGttctatatgcatataaaaaacGTAGTAGTTTGATTCTTATTTTAATCAATACACATATTACTAGACggttcatttaaatttaattgtttcgAGCCATAAAAGAAACCCACACACATGTTTGCTCCTCCTTGCAGCCGTTGCCGCtagtaataacaacaacaaaaaaaacagcaacaacgctGTTTTTTGCCCTCTACCGCCACctgctgccaacaacaaaaacaaacgcacAAAAGGTGAGTCAAACAAATGTTCATAGTAAAATGTATGAGTGAAAGCTTTTTGTTCGTCTTTTTGggcttgtttttattaatagtACTTAATGGCAGtgcaaaagtatgcaaaagcaaagccatgAAAAACTTCTtatcaattgcaaaaaaaacaacaacaataaaactataaatacgCTAAACCGCCGACTTTGAAAAGAGGCGCGCAATTCAcacagcgagagcgagagaggcgAAGGCAACGTGAGATTTTCTTACAAAACTTTCGAGTGACTTTTCGCGCATTTCGTGTAATAAATTGTGTTTCCTTCTTCGTtgccacaacacaaaaatcgTCGTTACGTTGTGCTAAATTAGTACCTGTTGGCTGTGCGGCCCCTTTTTTTATGCCCTAaacttacacatacacacattctgCTAACGCAAACAGGCCAAAAGAGTATCAACTAGGCAAATACCCTGTGTTATAATCGCAAAACCAATTCTaatgagagagagcgagagcaataGCTGTTAGCGGTGGACAGTTTATTGACGACTGGGGCTTCAAAAGGAATTTCTGTTCgataatttgaaatgattttaaCTTATTGATAGCTTATCACAACATTGTTAAATGATTAGCCTAGATATTTACGCCTTTGCTATATTTAATCGCTCTGTAAACATGACTTGTGTCTTTCATACTAATCTCTTTGATAAGCGTCCAAAAGCTATTTATCGAACTCTATGAGAATTTTTAGTTGAACATACCGCAATTGTTAGTGTTGGCAGGATATATTCGAATTCTAGAAGGCAGCAGAGCTGTCGCTATTGTCGCCATCGCTAACATTTTCATGTCGACGGTTCCATATTCATTTTCCTTTTccctgttttgttttttttttttgggttcgCCTTTCAGACGTCTTAGTTTGCTTCGCACCAACCACatcgcatttatttttgaaatttgaatcagaatttgcttttgttgctttcttatttttggccGTCAAACGGAACGGAAATGTTTGCCATTTGTGGGGCGTGACTAGCCATCAGATTATGGGTTTTGTTTTCATGACCTTTGTGGGAGGCGGGGCGAAGTTCACCTCTAGGGTTTTGATAATCATTAGTAAAAACGTAAAGCCCATGCGAGCCTGTCAATTCATGCTTCTGGTTATTCTGGTCAGCGTGGGCGATTTATCAATAGCCAACGTTGTGCTCTGCCTGCCAGTTTTAATTAATGCGTTTTCACTTTCCCACTCCCAcgaaaatacaccaaatatgaCAGTTCCATAAGTGTCGAGCTCAAGTTCAACGTTTCCTGTCCCAACAATCATTAGcgcaatttatatattgtttatttataagcatTAGCAAGGAAATTGTTTTGTCAATACGCAACATAATAATATCTTATATTAATTCGGGGTATTTGGAGCACTCGTTATTGTAGTTACATTTCAGATTAAGTGTATGGCATTAGGTGACCTctaatgcataaataatacttGGTTAGCTAGTGTGAATAATTTCAATGCTACCACGCACAGTTTAGCTGCTCACAATAAAGAAGGATAGTAAGGACTACAAGGGGGCGTCTTGATGACAGCATTGGAAGCCAAAGGAAAGTAGAAGGTGCTTCATTTACACGTCGATTCATAAAAATTCTACTAcgaatatttgtattaacaATCGCGTCAATGAAACGATTCAATTGTTGTGGCTTAGTTCAATAGAAGCGACAACTTCATATCAAGAACAAtaagctttttctttttaattagaTTGTAAGTTATTAACTATTGACAGCACTTAAGTGGTTTCATTCAATTAgacaactttaattttatgacCATACTTAATTGACTCTTCGGATTAAGTGGAAAATACAAGAGCAGCAACGACACTTTACATTTCTAGCTGcactaataaatatttgataaatacAACGATTTTGTAGGacttactttttaatttgaagctaatgataataataatataatttattttatatactcattttattttttaattaattataccAATATACACGCCTGCTCCAATTATTaatacattaataataaataagtacatACACAGTATTTAGTTCTAAATATTACTATTTACGATTTACGCTAAATTAAATCTTTTCATGCCTTTCTGATGTAAAGCACTCATACAAGTAGAATTTCTGGTTGTTGTAAACCATTTGGAATTACTTCGTAAGCACCAATCAAAATGATTTACCACACTCATACATGCGCATTGTCCCAAAATAAGGCATACAGAGAAACGAACACCTGTAGCAGTCAACACGTCATTAATATCCCATTTGTGTCATATATAGTTTGCTCTCTCTAACTTACATTACTCTGATATGAATTTGAGCCGAGcttaattgaaatcaatatgATGGCAATTACTCTAACCGATTCCACCGAAATGAATCTTCGGCAGTCAACACAGTATAGTTtacatttctattttatattacCCAATTAGAAATAATAGTATcctatttacatacatatattacgGGGACTTTCGTGTTGAAGCTAATTTGTCATGAAAATAACGAAAGAAaaacgtatttttttttagagttgtatctaaatataaatacccTGCAGTCAGATCTtcagtaataaaataaaattacttttacattacattttgcatattatttaattatgctgaatgtattattaatttatttatagttaagtTCAACTTAAATATTTCCTTTTATGTTATGTGTTTGGTTTTCCTtaaccaaatttatattaccCTACCatcaattttctttataaagtAGGGGCAATAAAAATTCCACTGACATTTGATgtaacaaaaaaaggaaaataaactgggaaaaatgtacaaatacaACCCGTTGAATTAACCTACCTCAAAGATAGCGTtcacaacaatttaaatagcaATTTGCCTAATTAAGGCACCTTTAAACCGCACCCCCAGCAACTGACAACTCACTCGCTCGAGTCGTAGTCGCTCGCAGTCCACATTTCCCATTGGGAATTGTGGAAGCCCCGAAATATTGCGTGACACAGTCACAGGCAGGCAGGACATCAGGATAAATGTGATGTCGGGGGTCACCAATGCAGGCCACGTAATGACATCAACATGTGCAGAGGTCAATGGTTGGGAGCTGTTAAGCTGATGGTCACCTGTGTTTGCCTGTTTCAGTCTGATTCttactttgtttgtttgttggtttgaTAGTGAACAACATTCGAGTCGAGTGTCGAGTGTCGAGAAGTGCAGCTCCTGTAAATTTAAGAGCTCTTAAATATTTCACGCCCACTTGGTGGCTGCTTTAGTTCCCATCTATCTGTTGAATTATGCAAATCGAGAGCAGCTGACAATTTCCCAGGTCCTCGACGCGGATTGACATTGAAAACAACGTTGGCAGTCAGGGCCAGTCCACAAGACGTTCAAGTTCAGCTCAAAACTGTCCTCTACTACCACTTTGTGTTTTATAATACCCCATACATTCTTAACAGACGATGACGGGCAAAAGCGATAAGGAAATACTGGCCAACTCCATGTATGAGGATGATCCCAATGGCAATTCAGCACCAGCAACTATAAATCAGGTGTCGGGACAACCGGCGGCACAAGAAGCGACAACTGGGGGCGCAAACACTATTCCGGCAGCGACTTCACCACGTTGGGGACCCCAAAATAAAGGTGCCCAGGAACTGGCCTCACTATATAGTCCAGGTGCGTTAAAGCAATATTTGCTTCACAAATTAAATCTCCGAATACGtattatatttgtgtgtggatACAACAATATGAATTATTGTCGTCGAACAATTTGCACTTTGCATATcagaaaatgtttatttatgtcaTTTTAGAACATATTTCCGTTCATTCATAATGTAAGGGAAGTACTGATAATACGATCCATTATTAATTAGTATTTGATATTAACGGAgagtaaaattaatgaatttatctAGTAGCAAACATGTTGATAATGGATGGTCTTTTTTTAGAGTAAATTGACAATGccaataattttaattcaattgttttgtaCTAACTAATACTATTAATACCTTCTTCAATGAAAATAACTGATAGCAACCACATATTTTATCACGGACTctaataaaaccaaattttatttaacaggTAAACGCGCACAGGaaataatttgtgttttcACCTGCATCGGTTTGATGATCATCAATTTGGCACTGATTGTCAAACACTTTCGCTGGGAGCGCATTAGTATGGCCTTCATCTCTGCATTGTGTGGTATTATTACAGCAGACTTTGCCTCTGGCTTGGTGCATTGGGCAGCGGATACTTGGGGCTCTGTGGATCTACCATTGATCGGAAAAGTAAGCATTACATATTTGTTGATATTCATTGATTGCTAACTCTCGTTGTGTTAGAACTTTCTGCGCCCATTTCGCGAACACCACTTGGATCCCACGTCGATAACACGGCACGATTTTATAGAGACAAATGGTGATAACTTTATGGTGGGCATACCGATTCTTGGCTACTTGGCACACTACTTCTACTTCAAGTCGCCTTGCGAAATACAACAGAATTTCGGCTGGATTGCTTACGTGTTTCTATGTTCCATATTTGTAGTTATGACGAACCAGGTGAGCATAATTGAAACTTTTAGAGGAGCATTTGATTACATTTCTGTTGCCTTGCCTTAGATACACAAGTGGTCGCACACTTATTGGGGATTGCCCCGATGGGTGCAGTTGTTGCAGAGCTGTCACATAATTCTACCACGAAAACATCATCGTATCCATCATGTAGCGCCACATGAGACGTACTTTTGCATTACTACTGGCTGGCTAAATTGGCCTCTGGAGAAGCTTAGGTAAGtcctaaaataatataaatcgATAGAAActaataattttcaatgtaTAGATTCTGGTCAACCTTCGAGTTTATTATTGAACGTGTCACAGGCCTGAAACCACGCGACGATGACATGAAATGGGCCAAGAAACTCACATAGCTATTTTGTCCAGCGACTGTAAATAGAACATGGACCAAGCAAGGTTAACAGAGCTTGCTAATTAACAAAAACCAAAGGCAACAACGAAAGTCACTCGtatcaatcaattataattatattatttgcataacaaaagTCTTGAACATATTGTATGTAAgggtaattaattttaatagcaTCAAATTACATAGTTCTTAGTTGAAGTTTGTTAAAAATTACTCTAATATgtgtcattttattttattttaagtaaatttgtTTGACTATTGTTTATCTATTTCTTGTCCTTAATCAACATTCATTGATCTCGCTATTAATATTAGACtacctatatatataaatatatatagatgtgtACTACGAGTGAgccttatatatataatatatgtacaatttGCACTGGCACGAGCTTGTTACAAatgttgaaaacttttttaaaactttACAATGCCATAATTACTATATACTTGATAAAGAAGCTTAAGTAGCAACAATTTTGATACCAAGTCCTATAAACAAAAACGACGttttcaaaacatttcaacAGCTTTAAAGGCTATaaagataaatttatttatacatatatattcatacttacctatatataaatatatatttataaatatgttaggCGCTGAATGCAATCAAGAAAGTGACTTACAATTTTGCCTTATTACATACAAACCATTTATACGTGTATAAttgtaataacataatatCAAAGACAAACAGAAATATAACGGAGAATTTTTAAGGAGCAATGCAACGATTTTAGTACGCacattttttaacaatttagtGGCATAGTTTATATGTACCTAGTGTTAAAAGAAATCAGTAAATCTTTAATCTCTATGCTATGGCTAAGCTGCTGAATTTATACTTTATGTAAACAATAAACTCTTTTTTATACATGCGTACATATAAAACATTGAGTgctaaaacatattttgcataaatgaaataatttctaaGAGAGCAATATTAATtgtgattaaaaatatgaagaaagcTGATTTTATTGTGTATCTTACTTTTCTTTCaactattttataaacaattctGGAGTATGAAATGTGATGTGTtttacttatacatatattcctGCAGTCGAGGTGTTAgctttttctcatttttcaaTAAGTAatagcaatttttatttcaatcctaacaatttttttacttttatgcaGAGTACCCATATTTTGAGACATTTGAGCTAATTCCGATTAATAATAGTTCGACATTCTATGAACAAATTAAGAGTAAATGATTAAAAGTTACTATTTGTCTTGTGTAATTCAAGTTATGTTTGATGTGTCAAAATTCCAAAAAGTTGTAAAACTCGAAATGGAATCCCAACCATATTACTTTGCCATAATTCCCTAAAGTCCAAAGTAGGACCACCTTATAGTGatatcaattttttaaaatatgattttcttgatttatgtatatttagttaggctttagaaataaaagttaaaggggagcaatttcaattgaacgaaatcgaattaaaaaaaatttacatggCGTGTATAATAGATTTAATATTCCCACACCGtgcaaaattttattgttgaagctttttattttgcaatttccaCATAATTGTaccaacttttgtttttttaaatctcGCTATTTTTTCTCAGCAGAATACGTCAGCACTAGTGTGCATTAAGTTCTTTCTAAAAGAATAATCTGTGGATGTAATAATGTTGTATTTTGTACAACcgtaattttatataaattaataagaagtacaatttataattgagAAAGTATACACTCTGATTACAGATGAGTTTTTTCaaaagtatatcaatattaaaagaaaaggtattattatgttttaaataaaaaatatatattttttactattactattagaTACCTTAGATATaaaatcagttttttttttaaattgctttcgTTTTATGTCTTCTGTTTAATCTCATTTAATTTGGCCTCGAGAGCAGTTTCTCGATCTCTACGCTTCTTTTGGACTTTCTCTCGGGCCCTTGTCCACTTCTCAATGTTCTGCTGTGTATAGGCTTCTCTCAGTAGTTCCTTCTCCCTGTACTTGGCTTGCTGTCGACGCAGTGCAGCCTCGTTGTGTAAAAAAAATCGGTCGACACCTGTAGCGCATCCAACCTTTGAGTGTGGATCTATGATTCTTTTCGTGCTTTGGGGGTTCTTCATGAGACAATGATGATGAGTCAGGTTTCGAATATTTATTACTGggtgtttcttctttttcctCATCCACGGGTCGATCCTTGTCCCGACGTCCCAGCTTCCAATAATAACATATGAGTATAATGGCAACAATAATaccaatatatatacaaataagcAATATTTTTTGCCACAACTTAAAATTGAACGACTTAGATGGGAATGCTATTGATTGGTTTGAATGTACTGCGGCCACTTCCAGCTCCAACAAGTGTTTCAGCTTGTTGCAATCGTAGACGGTCATCTCTGGCACATCTTTGTAGTATGCTGGTGTGTCATCATGCCACCAAGCGGCCCAAGTGTTTGTGGCTTCTTTGGCAAATAGATCCCTGCAATGTGTGCATACTCTGTTCATCCAGAGTTGACATTCTGTGCTGTTAATGTTCGTCTTGCAAATAGGATTCATGTCGAAAGCAAGCGGAAATGGCCGGGCacattgtaaaaatataatctTGACATACTTTTCATAGAAGCCGTTTAATATTTACTcttaaattggatttttaaaaaatattacctTCTTAAAAActgcttatattatttataataatactttaaaagttatatatgcttaataaaagtttaggtattaaaaataaaaaaatatatagacgTTTTAATAATGGAAActaaacttttaaattgtagCGGTACACTGAGTAGAAAGTCGATAAAGTGTCTATCGATAATTTTACACTTATTCACAAAACTGTATTGCACTGTGCACTGCTTGATCGCAATGCAAGCAGTGCTCGTTTAATTCACAGTTTTGCAATGGAATAAaactgttttgttattttcaaattcaaataaagtatttgtttttttttttattttaaatataatattatccTAACAATTAATATATGATTATTATCGTTGAAGCGACGCTGTAACCGTTAAACCCTTGACAATAACAAGAGACCGGTAAATTAATCACCAAGGGCAACGAATGGTCACAACAAATGTGTTTGTAATTTACTTTAGTCATAATAGTGAAATTTGTAAGAAAATGAGTGCTAAAGATTCAGAGCTGAGATCTGCTGCTAACTCTGAAATGGCGGTGGCAACAGCCCCCCCTCcgccaccaacagcagcaggaagaCCGCCAACTTCGCAACTCTTTTCGGTGAGTGGAAAATCAGGCCCAAATACTCCATAGGGAAAAAATAAGTTGTTGTATTCGTAGCGTGGTAACTTGGTCAGTAGTCGAACTGGCGGTGACAAGACAGCACTGGCCAGACCCTCAACAGCAGTGCGAGCCGTGGGCTATGCGGCCAGCACCAGCGGCTCAGCAGGTCAGCGATTTGATCAGTTCTTTCTGGAGAAGGTCAAGCAGCAGACGCTTTCATCGGCCAATGCAGCTGTCGATGCAGCCAAGGAGGTGAAGTGAGTGGAATGTTGATTTACACTTAGTATCGGTTATAtggaatttttttaatttctgaagactattttgtatacatcttatgtatttgtaattaaaactCTCTTGGTCGGACACTCAAACCAAAGCGGATTTCAAGACGACAAATTACAGTTAGAATTATGTATctcaaagaaaaaataattcttaGGGTAATATGAGTATCCGCTAAGAGAGTTTTCACGAATGAGGACAAAACTTTGTGTATGTGGGTTTAATTTTACTTAGTTTTGAgtaatgaaaacaattatgtatgtaattgCGTTTTAGTTCAGCGGAGTCttcatagaaataaataaatgtaactaAGCAGCACGCTATATTTTCCAAAGCCCACAGATCAAGTACAAGAATATGGAAAGTAAAATTGTAAAGCTGCTGGAGTCATCGATTGTCCTGGCAGCGCGCAGTTCCTTGAATCGAGCGAATGGAACGGTGAATGCAGAAATAAAATCCTCGCTGGCCGAGGCTCTGAACAAGGCAAAGGATGCCTCCTCATTGGATCGAATACTTCATCACGAGCAGGATAAACAGGGCGAGAATGTGTTTCACAATTTCGACTTGACCTATGCGGTAAGTAAATAAGGAAGGTTCCATAGAATCCAATTGTATTTAACTGCGTTCCATTGCAGGTGTTCTTCAATCTCGCCGAGCAATACGAGCACAATGATATGCACATCGAGGCGCTGAATACTTACAACATTATGACCAAGAACAAGATGTTTCCGCATGTGAATCAACTCAAGTTAAATATGGGCAACATCTATTTGAAGATGGGCATGCACAAGAAGGCCATCAAAATGTATCGCATGGCACTCGACTCGGTGCCCAACACACTGAAGCAGCTGCGTCTGAAGATCACTGAGAATATTGGAGTTCTGTTCGTTCGCATGGGACAATTTGCTGATGCTGCCTCCAGTTTTGAGTTTATTATGTCGGAGCGTGCGGATATTCGAAGTGGCATCCACCTGTTGCTCTGCTACTACTCCATGGGGGATGTGGACAAAATCAAGAGCACATTTCGCAGCCTCTGCGATGTGCAGCCCGTGGAAACCGAACGTGACTTGGAGAGCGAGAATAACATTATCCGACTTCAACAACAGGCAGAGCAGGCGGGTCAAGCGGGTGGAGCAGGGGCGGAGGAGACGCATGCTGCTGAGGTGGCCATCATTGATGGGGATGGCAACAGTTCCTTTGTGCAGGTCAATGAGCCCAACAACAGCTCGGCCAATGCGAAGAAGAATCGTTACGTTCTGCAGGCCCTCAAGACCGACGAACTCGCAGTTTATACAAAGCAGCGTCGCAACTCGGAGAAGCGTTCGATTACCATGATTGTGGATTTGATTTCACCTTTAATCGAAGAGAACTACAATGATGGTGAGCTTATTTCGAATTCTTTGTAATTGTTTGTCATTTTCTTAATTACCATCCTTTCAGGTTACAACTGGTGCATTGAGGTCATAAGGACCTCGAATCTCTCGTGGCTCGCCAACGAGCTGGAGCTGAACAAAGCTTTGGTTTATCTCCGTCAGAACGATGTTAACCAGGCCATCGAAACACTTCAGATGTATGATCGCAAGAGCGAGAGCTCCATGACAGCCAGTGCATTGACCAACCTCAGTTTCATCTATATTAATGTGAGTTACCATTgacataaattaaacaaacgtATCAAAAACTATAGCTTATGCTAAAAGAGCAAAATAACTACAAAAGAAGTAAAGCGAAGCATCCCAGAATTGCAATCAAGCATTTCTATAGCAAAATTTTAggaaattttgaaactaaAAGGGAtccagcttgttgttgttcattggTTGTGAAACATTTTGGAAATGTCAGATAATTAGGAGCTAACgattcatttaaaatgaagaTAAAAGATAATTAATTCTCCCTGCAGTTCTAATGTATatccaattaaatttgtattatatatttaaaaaatgatttaaaatgctttaagAACTTATCTTCTAAGGTCAACGAAAAAAGTGAAACCCCGTTGATTATAACAAACTTTGCCAATGCTTTGAAAATCTAAGTTGTTTGGATACATTTTCAGTTAATTTTATGTGACTTtagtaattaaaaactttcGTTTGATTTTTTGAGAAATTTTCAACGGTTACGtctaaaaagaaattttaaaaatctgttaaattcggtttaatattttttgattgattagtttagtttttaaacttaaaaagttatttatgcTAAAAATCATTAGAATTAGACCGAGTAATGGCATCAAAACAAATGTCCTTTTTAGAAAACTTGATCTAGTTTAAATTTTACAACtcacaaaattttaattgctagAACTAAATCAATGATGACTATGATCATCTATGATCACCATCTGACATTATTATCGGCTTGTTGTGCTATTTTAGCTGGGCAACCTGGAGATGGCAACACATTGCCTAAATCAGTTGCAGGAGATTGGAGCACTACAAACGAATGCATTGGCTCTGGTTAACGCCAGCATAGTCGACATGCAGAATCAGAATTTTAGCTCGGCCAGGGAACGTTTGCAGCGTGCCTTGGCAGTGGATCCAACGCATTTCGAAGCCAATTACAACTTGGGTTTGTTGGCGCTGCAGGAGCAGGACTTTGCGCTGGCCGAGGAGCAGTTCGAGCTGCTGAAGGCGCAATTAATGGAGCCGCATTCGGTGCAGCATAGCCATGTCTACTATCAGCTGGCCAAACTGCAGGAGCGGCGCTTGAGTAGCGCTTCAGCTGGGGGCTTTAAGAACAACGCCTCGCCAGCTGCACTCCAAGCCT comes from the Drosophila sulfurigaster albostrigata strain 15112-1811.04 chromosome 2L, ASM2355843v2, whole genome shotgun sequence genome and includes:
- the LOC133839027 gene encoding plasmanylethanolamine desaturase 1, which gives rise to MTGKSDKEILANSMYEDDPNGNSAPATINQVSGQPAAQEATTGGANTIPAATSPRWGPQNKGAQELASLYSPGKRAQEIICVFTCIGLMIINLALIVKHFRWERISMAFISALCGIITADFASGLVHWAADTWGSVDLPLIGKNFLRPFREHHLDPTSITRHDFIETNGDNFMVGIPILGYLAHYFYFKSPCEIQQNFGWIAYVFLCSIFVVMTNQIHKWSHTYWGLPRWVQLLQSCHIILPRKHHRIHHVAPHETYFCITTGWLNWPLEKLRFWSTFEFIIERVTGLKPRDDDMKWAKKLT
- the LOC133838152 gene encoding intraflagellar transport protein 88 homolog; the encoded protein is MVTTNVFVIYFSHNSEICKKMSAKDSELRSAANSEMAVATAPPPPPTAAGRPPTSQLFSRGNLVSSRTGGDKTALARPSTAVRAVGYAASTSGSAGQRFDQFFLEKVKQQTLSSANAAVDAAKEVNPQIKYKNMESKIVKLLESSIVLAARSSLNRANGTVNAEIKSSLAEALNKAKDASSLDRILHHEQDKQGENVFHNFDLTYAVFFNLAEQYEHNDMHIEALNTYNIMTKNKMFPHVNQLKLNMGNIYLKMGMHKKAIKMYRMALDSVPNTLKQLRLKITENIGVLFVRMGQFADAASSFEFIMSERADIRSGIHLLLCYYSMGDVDKIKSTFRSLCDVQPVETERDLESENNIIRLQQQAEQAGQAGGAGAEETHAAEVAIIDGDGNSSFVQVNEPNNSSANAKKNRYVLQALKTDELAVYTKQRRNSEKRSITMIVDLISPLIEENYNDGYNWCIEVIRTSNLSWLANELELNKALVYLRQNDVNQAIETLQMYDRKSESSMTASALTNLSFIYINLGNLEMATHCLNQLQEIGALQTNALALVNASIVDMQNQNFSSARERLQRALAVDPTHFEANYNLGLLALQEQDFALAEEQFELLKAQLMEPHSVQHSHVYYQLAKLQERRLSSASAGGFKNNASPAALQAYLQVLGISAADIDSRLFEKVGSMYEQIQDHQEANQYYNEAYRINMSDINIASSIGSYYIKLQATEKALYYYERAVLADPNDPNLMLRIASCFRNSYLPPKQYLGMFEKIYARFPDNLTCVRALMQVTKSLGMSELHERYGQDYARLHKQLQERQNEQRYQQQRLSSATSGRGSSRLRTLRPSNEERLAENNDISTNLTANSSTGYNGDQFLQSANSYSVKQHVDPLGPPAERPRTGMYRAQQSNDSDDDAEINAESLLPI
- the LOC133838173 gene encoding LOW QUALITY PROTEIN: uncharacterized protein LOC133838173 (The sequence of the model RefSeq protein was modified relative to this genomic sequence to represent the inferred CDS: deleted 1 base in 1 codon) → MNPICKTNINSTECQLWMNRVCTHCRDLFAKEATNTWAAWWHDDTPAYYKDVPEMTVYDCNKLKHLLELEVAAVHSNQSIAFPSKSFNFKLWQKILLICIYIGIIVAIILICYYWKLGRRDKDRPVDEEKEETPSNKYSKPDSSSLSHEEPPKHEKNHRSTLKGWMRYRCRPFFLHNEAALRRQQAKYREKELLREAYTQQNIEKWTRAREKVQKKRRDRETALEAKLNEIKQKT
- the LOC133839039 gene encoding small ribosomal subunit protein mS40, whose product is MLPLARGIYSNLVQVTRNGRVAIHTASALRCKAETEESSVNEEEKEAEADTAPDGKDRTKVIPVETSIRYLKSDAYKTTYGEEHVWTQYRRNHKGMYAPRKTRKQCIRQGKISTGNPCPICRDEYLVLDYRNTELLQQFISPYSGQVLSYSKTGLCQKSHLRLTVAVEQARDCGLITYDVPFREYDYAEYYGKKEEQKK